A single window of Carassius gibelio isolate Cgi1373 ecotype wild population from Czech Republic chromosome A19, carGib1.2-hapl.c, whole genome shotgun sequence DNA harbors:
- the LOC127935360 gene encoding uncharacterized protein LOC127935360, translating into MPHLLNLLLLFCLFSETSPILVIGIKGDRVVFSCGYEGSEIPDVVLSRSGIMDVCETEECRGRVFKEGNCDVVINNLIFSDAGKYTLRIYYNNGLEPQIKIYQLCVDDEVSVNMGEQLKLDVLLSEADEVQHQSRRSTDWRKVWSRSDGVQSQRISIRDRNLIISNFTARDTGTYEVLDSEGEILIMVKVRVSSTASAKTGSKGKLNNTNDDTEEHNPCLLPEELQVVQIGLSVFFLILVAVKRRQILHHLNIV; encoded by the exons AT GCCTCATCTCTTGAATCTTCTGTTGCTGTTTTGTCTTTTCAGCG AAACCAGCCCTATACTTGTGATAGGGATAAAGGGTGACAGGGTTGTATTCTCCTGTGGATATGAGGGCAGTGAGATTCCTGATGTTGTTTTGAGTCGGTCAGGAATCATGGATGTGTGTGAGACTGAAGAATGTAGAGGACGAGTGTTTAAAGAAGGAAACTGTGACGTCGTCATCAATAATCTGATCTTCAGCGACGCTGGGAAATACACTTTGAGAATCTATTACAATAATGGCTTGGAGCCACAAATCAAGATTTACCAACTTTGTGTTGATG ACGAGGTTTCTGTGAACATGGGTGAGCAGCTGAAGTTAGATGTTCTGTTGTCAGAAGCTGATGAAGTGCAGCATCAGAGCAGAAGAAGCACAGACTGGAGGAAGGTCTGGAGCAGAAGTGATGGTGTTCAGAGCCAAAGAATCAGCATCAGAGATAGAAACCTGATCATTAGTAACTTTACAGCCAGAGACACAGGAACATATGAGGTTCTGGACTCTGAAGGAGAAATATTGATCATGGTGAAAGTCAGAG TATCCTCTACAGCATCTGCAAAAACAGGCTCAAAGGGAAAACTAAATAACACAAATGATGACACCGAAGAACATA ATCCCTGCCTTCTACCTGAAGAGCTTCAGGTTGTCCAGATTGGACTGTCTGTGTTTTTTCTGATCCTGGTTGCTGTTAAACGAAGACAGATACTTCACCATCTGAACATTGTTTGA